The window ACAACTGGCcagaaaaatgttcacatgtacttttaatttaatatttttaacaacacaATTATGATACACAATGCATGTTCCCATTGAAACAGACAAATGTTGCTGATCTTAATCTATTTAACTTAATTTGACAGGAATCATTAGAGGACAACATTATTTTACCTACTGTGGCCTTTTGCAGCATGGCTTGGTGAATTTGGGAAAAGAAACGCCTGTGGGACATGACAATAGGCTAcatcattaaattaaaactacaaGATCAGGTTGTGAAAGCTATGATGAATTTAGATCTTTCTAGGCTCCCTGATAGCAGTTAGTGGCACTAAATACATGTGTGATTATTCCAAGATTGAGAATGGGTTAAACCCATTTTTACACTGTGTCAAAAACAGTCTTATTATCAAGACCTCTGTTGTAAGGAAGCATACAAAAAGTACATCTCACTTTAACAACATATCCCGCCTTAGAACAGCTGTCCTAAAAGCTGTCCAGTTGAATCTGAATAAGCCAGGCTAATTCTAACTCTGCAACAGGACAGATTAACCTCTGCTGAAAACCAAAGGATGCTACAGGCTAACAGGTTAGCCTAAGgtaatattaaattaaagacTGAAAACTAGTGGATAATATTTAAACCATTTGACCATGGTGTTATGGCACCTGAACTGAACATGCTATTTGGGTCAAAGCAATAACAAAAAACTGGTTTTTCTTTGTCATCTTAAATCTGCTTTATCTtgattcaaaagtttacatttaaagtttatctTAACACTATGAATGTCTGTGAGGGTGGTCTTAAAAACAACCGTTTGTAGGTACAGGGCCTTGCAAGCACactcattttcacattttgtcatgttacaacccaacttcagtgtgttttgttgggattgtatgtgatagaccaacacaacgTTTTACtgcataaagaaaatcaaacactcttctcaatttttatttacaactaaaatctgaaaactgtgttGTGCGTGTGTATTCAGCTCTGCAGGGTCAGTGCTTTATagaaccatccatccatccatccatccatccattttcttccgcttatccggggtcgggtagcagcttcagaagggaggcccagacttccctctccccagccacttgttccagttcctctgggggaatcccccccccccccggagAGCTTTATAGAACAAAGCCCTCAAActaaatgtcttttctttgaaaaagaaaaagatacaaaTGTTTGGACTCAGAATGTctttgaataataatttttaaatcttgtcaCAGGTTTTCAGTTGGATTGGAATCTGGATTTGTTGTTTGTGTCAGATCGAGTGGATGCTCACACTCCTCTTGTTCTGCTAGAGGATCCATCCTATAAAAGGAAGGTTCTGCTCCCCACTGTCAGAACATGCATGCTCACTctgagggattgctgcaaaatattgtttttattgtaaagtgAATTGAGAAATTTATTGTGAATCAGGATAATATACATAAactgaaattacattttatttttccaacacGTTTCTTGTGATTTTGAGGTAATTTTCATTGTCCCACGTCGAATTTgatagagaatctgtggagggaGTTAAATAGGGTAATGGCAAGGAGACCTTCCGAATTGAAATACGCTGTTCTTGATTATTTATGTGGTTAATCAAATTTGttgtttatgaatatttaatttgtcatatttttttcaccaatgcTCTCCTTGTGCTTCCATAGATCAGAGCGAGTGAGTGTCCCCATAGCCGCCATAGTGTTTCATATAGCTTGTATttgtttggactttgaattcaggtcaactacTAGaagaaatgaccaaaataaaagcaagtttttgaaaatatatgcTGTCATTTgcaatttcttttacaaaatacaaaattgaTTCAAATCAGAAATTGTATTTGatataaaaacatgacagatttaattttttttagtctgagctaaaaaaaaaaaactgctaaaactcCAGTGAAAATGTCCAAAGAGCTAGTCAGCAATTTGAACAAGGGTTTAACggttgccaaatatttttctactgaaaagcaaaaataattttcagtatgctactttttaattacattgaaataaaaacaaataacttatTTACTTCAAGTGATAATCCGACGTCCACCTTATTCCCTGTTCTAAATCTGCCAGGAAGGCATATCAGTAGTTGTGATCTTACCCACAGTGCTTTGCATTCAGACTGTCACGACTTTCAGATCAGTGCTATCTGACTGGAGAAAGAATGCTTCACAATTACTGCAGCATAATACGCTATGCTGCAAATCATATGCAACATACTGCTGGGTGGATAATCAAGTGTTTAATATCAGGGAGTCTAACTGAACTTCTGATGGCTTTCATTCAATGACTTCTTTCTTGCATCTGTTTCATAGAGGTCAGATCTGACCTTAGTTGACAACTAATGGATGCGAGATTCTCCCGCCTGATTTCTGGATCTTTGCAGTTTCTCCAGATCTACCAGGGCTGCTCCTCTGACCAATGCTTGGTATAGGTGAATGTTCAGGTCTTGGTAGTCTTGGTAGGACGGCAGTTGGGTCGTCCTCTCTCCGTATTCAGATGATAGATTGAACAGAGATTTGAGATGTTTAAAGTCTAGGTTCTTGTTTTGGAACCTAATTCTGCTTTAGACTCCACTAGTGCTTTCTCCCTGACTAGTCTGCTGTGTCCATTGGGCCTcataatgctgtttgttctcagATCTCTATAAGGGTCGTTATGCATAATTAGTTCCACTTTAATCTGTTCAGGGGTTTAAAAAGAATTCTGATTACAGATGCACtccaacattttcagatttcacTCATTTCACAGGTTGGAACATGACAAAATCTAAAAGAGTTCAAGAAGTTATGCTTCTCTAACTCTTACTTTGCAAGTAATTGTGAACACACTGcatgaaaatgttctttttttaggaggagaaacacagacagacatgTAAACTGACTTGAAAACATCAAACTATTGTGTTGCATTTTACACACATAGAGCAAACTTACAGTACATCAAGTATTATTTGGTCACAATATACTTGTATTAAACTAAACAAAGTGCTGTTCATACCTTGTGAGATcttttttgaaatctttttttgtatGAAAGACAAATTTCATGGCCAGTTAAATGTTCTTCCAGTGACCTGGTAAAACTTCTGATTAAACGGGTGGAAGAACTTCTGCAGCTTAGTCACTACAGACGGGTCCACCTCAGGATGGATGCGGCCCTTGCTGCCGGCCAGGCACTTGTTGAAGATGATGTTGAATCGCAGACAGTAAAATCCCCTGGTGGCGTTAAAGTACAGGTTATACTGACTAATCCTGGAGGGGAGGTTCAGGAAGCGCTCGACCAGCTGCAGCTCCGGCAGCGGGTCCGTAATGAGCCGATCCCCGTCCACTATGTGGAACTGCTCCACAGGGAAATACTTGAGCCAGCGCTCCAGGTGTTTTGTGTAGATGCTGGTGCGGACGGCTTTGTATTTGGTGTTCACTTCACACGTGTTGGCGTCAATGGCTAGATTTTCAAACTTGTGGTAAGTCTTGTTCTTGCGCTCCTTGCCCTCAAGCACTTGGGTGTAGTCGGACACGGCTCTGGTGGTGGGCTCTCGGACGATAATCAGCAGCTTGATGGAAGAGTTCATCTTGAAGATGCGCTCGGGAACCTCCTCTGTGATGAAGTAGGCAGGGCTCTTCTCAATGGTGATCTGGTGAGGGAGGGATAAGGGCATTTTACCCCTGTACCAGTCAATGCCACGGGCGTAGTTTTTGTCGTTGTCGAAGAAGTGAATCTCCTGCGAAGCC is drawn from Xiphophorus hellerii strain 12219 chromosome 15, Xiphophorus_hellerii-4.1, whole genome shotgun sequence and contains these coding sequences:
- the LOC116734321 gene encoding heparan sulfate glucosamine 3-O-sulfotransferase 5; the protein is MLFKQQALLRQKLFVLGSLVIGSVLYLVARVGTLDRLQPICPIESRFHPSEPEQIPLRTLQFKRGLLHELRKGNASKEQIRLHNLVQQLPRAIIIGVRKGGTRALLEMLNLHPAVVKASQEIHFFDNDKNYARGIDWYRGKMPLSLPHQITIEKSPAYFITEEVPERIFKMNSSIKLLIIVREPTTRAVSDYTQVLEGKERKNKTYHKFENLAIDANTCEVNTKYKAVRTSIYTKHLERWLKYFPVEQFHIVDGDRLITDPLPELQLVERFLNLPSRISQYNLYFNATRGFYCLRFNIIFNKCLAGSKGRIHPEVDPSVVTKLQKFFHPFNQKFYQVTGRTFNWP